A window of Exiguobacterium sp. FSL W8-0210 contains these coding sequences:
- a CDS encoding PLP-dependent cysteine synthase family protein, producing MIANNVRDLVGNTPLYEITSFDLPAGTRILAKLEWMNPGGSVKDRLGIQLVDAAIENGHVTPGGTIIEPTAGNTGIGLALAAKKYNLQVICVVPEKFSQEKQTLMRALGATVVNTPTELDMQGAIDRAKELGQEIPNSYVPLQFENEENPVTYQRTLGPELIADLPHIDWFVAGCGSGGTFAGTADFLKQRLGTKAAIVEPEGSVLNGGPAGPHKTEGIGTAKWPSLVPRELVDEIHTISDRDAFDAVHTLAAREGLLVGSSAGAALVAALDIAKRHPGSTIVTVFADSAERYLSQQIFEKVDETHA from the coding sequence ATGATCGCGAACAACGTCCGCGACCTCGTCGGAAACACACCACTCTACGAGATCACTTCATTCGATTTGCCTGCTGGTACGCGCATTTTGGCGAAGCTCGAATGGATGAACCCTGGGGGCAGCGTCAAAGACCGCCTTGGCATTCAACTCGTTGATGCAGCAATCGAAAACGGACATGTGACACCAGGCGGTACGATCATTGAGCCGACAGCCGGGAATACCGGCATCGGCTTGGCGCTCGCCGCTAAAAAATACAATCTTCAAGTCATCTGTGTCGTTCCGGAAAAATTCAGTCAGGAAAAACAGACGTTGATGCGGGCACTCGGCGCAACCGTCGTCAACACGCCGACTGAACTCGATATGCAAGGGGCTATCGACCGGGCAAAAGAACTCGGTCAGGAAATTCCGAACAGTTACGTTCCGTTACAATTCGAAAACGAAGAGAACCCAGTCACGTATCAGCGGACACTCGGTCCTGAGCTGATTGCGGACTTGCCGCACATCGACTGGTTCGTTGCCGGTTGTGGTTCAGGTGGTACGTTCGCCGGAACAGCGGACTTCTTAAAACAACGTCTCGGTACAAAAGCAGCGATCGTCGAACCGGAAGGCTCCGTCTTAAATGGTGGTCCAGCCGGTCCGCATAAGACAGAAGGCATTGGAACAGCGAAATGGCCAAGTCTCGTTCCGCGTGAACTCGTCGACGAGATTCATACGATTTCTGACCGCGATGCATTTGACGCGGTTCATACACTCGCTGCTCGCGAAGGATTACTCGTTGGTAGTTCAGCAGGTGCAGCGCTCGTTGCTGCGCTTGATATCGCGAAGCGTCACCCCGGCAGTACGATCGTCACCGTCTTCGCAGACAGTGCCGAACGCTACTTAAGCCAACAAATCTTTGAAAAGGTGGACGAAACTCATGCGTAA
- a CDS encoding S-ribosylhomocysteine lyase: MALQKMNVESFNLDHTKVKAPYIRVAGYKEGKVDQVVKYDIRFTQPNVEQMPMRAMHTLEHLLAENIRNYSDDVIDVSPMGCQTGFYMAMMNFDSVEKMSELVEKTLKDVLAAEEIPAQNEVQCGFASAHDLKGAKHYAEKMLAGRDEWDIVFG, from the coding sequence ATGGCACTTCAAAAAATGAACGTCGAAAGCTTTAACCTGGATCACACGAAAGTCAAAGCACCTTATATCCGTGTCGCGGGTTATAAAGAAGGTAAAGTCGACCAAGTCGTCAAATACGATATCCGTTTCACACAACCAAACGTTGAGCAAATGCCGATGCGTGCGATGCACACACTCGAGCACTTACTTGCTGAAAACATCCGCAACTACTCGGATGATGTCATCGATGTCTCGCCGATGGGATGCCAAACAGGTTTCTACATGGCGATGATGAACTTCGACTCTGTCGAAAAAATGAGCGAACTCGTTGAGAAGACGTTGAAAGACGTCCTTGCAGCAGAGGAGATTCCAGCGCAAAACGAAGTCCAATGTGGATTTGCGAGCGCACATGACCTCAAAGGAGCGAAGCACTATGCCGAGAAAATGCTTGCCGGTCGTGATGAATGGGACATCGTCTTCGGATGA
- a CDS encoding class I SAM-dependent methyltransferase, producing the protein MTVRFMDVFTEWASTYDETVTGHDPEYKEVFRRYDEILDTVADKAQSPVIEFGAGTGNLTQRLLARHDAVLAVEPSPEMRAILTEKIPSLDVQDGHFLSFEAKEARSFVSTYAFHHLKDEEKGEAIELMASHLPADGKIVYADTMFVSEEARLQTIREARAQGFDALADDLEREFYPLIPVMEELFTVRGFTVNFTQYNHFVWLVEAEKMGE; encoded by the coding sequence ATGACAGTACGTTTTATGGATGTTTTCACAGAATGGGCATCAACGTATGACGAGACAGTAACCGGACATGATCCGGAGTATAAAGAGGTTTTTCGTCGATACGATGAGATTTTGGATACAGTAGCGGATAAAGCGCAGTCGCCGGTCATTGAATTCGGAGCAGGCACAGGGAACCTGACACAACGTCTTCTGGCACGTCACGACGCCGTACTCGCCGTCGAACCAAGTCCGGAGATGCGGGCAATCCTGACGGAAAAGATTCCGTCGCTTGATGTACAGGATGGTCACTTCCTCTCGTTCGAGGCGAAGGAAGCACGCAGTTTTGTTTCGACGTATGCGTTTCATCATCTAAAAGATGAGGAAAAGGGAGAAGCAATCGAACTGATGGCATCACATTTACCGGCAGACGGAAAAATCGTCTACGCGGATACGATGTTCGTCTCAGAAGAGGCACGCCTGCAAACGATTCGCGAAGCACGCGCTCAAGGGTTCGATGCGTTAGCGGACGATCTCGAACGCGAGTTTTACCCGTTGATTCCAGTCATGGAAGAATTGTTTACAGTACGGGGATTCACTGTTAACTTCACACAATACAATCACTTCGTCTGGCTCGTAGAAGCCGAGAAAATGGGGGAATAA
- a CDS encoding thioredoxin family protein, giving the protein MQEVTTVPENGLLYVYAPMCGTCAIAERMLDIVEATESGQSIQKANGNFIPDFLEEARVMSVPALLRIEENQVVERLYAFQSVQNVFAFCQER; this is encoded by the coding sequence ATGCAAGAAGTCACGACCGTCCCAGAAAACGGGCTATTGTATGTCTATGCACCGATGTGCGGGACATGCGCCATCGCGGAACGTATGCTCGATATCGTCGAAGCGACGGAATCAGGTCAATCGATTCAGAAGGCGAACGGGAATTTCATTCCGGATTTCTTAGAAGAAGCCCGTGTCATGAGTGTTCCTGCGTTGTTGCGAATTGAAGAAAACCAAGTCGTAGAGCGACTTTATGCTTTCCAGTCTGTCCAAAACGTCTTTGCTTTCTGTCAAGAACGGTAA
- the gcvH gene encoding glycine cleavage system protein GcvH, with translation MSKVKDNLRYSEEHEWVEVSGNKARIGITDFAQHELGDIVFVELPEVGDTISANEPFGSVESVKTVSELYAPISGKVVAINENLSDSPELVNESPFEGAWMVDIEIEDASQVEALMDAAAYKSMINE, from the coding sequence ATGAGTAAAGTAAAAGACAACTTACGCTATTCGGAAGAACATGAATGGGTCGAAGTATCAGGAAACAAGGCGCGTATCGGAATCACGGATTTCGCGCAACACGAACTCGGGGATATCGTCTTCGTCGAATTGCCTGAAGTCGGGGATACGATCTCAGCAAACGAGCCATTCGGTTCAGTCGAGTCGGTCAAGACAGTCTCGGAATTATACGCACCGATCTCTGGTAAAGTCGTTGCCATCAACGAAAACCTTTCGGATTCCCCAGAACTCGTCAACGAGTCACCATTCGAAGGCGCTTGGATGGTCGACATCGAAATCGAAGATGCTTCACAAGTCGAAGCATTGATGGATGCTGCAGCATACAAATCGATGATCAACGAGTAA
- a CDS encoding arsenate reductase family protein, whose translation MTKTVTMYGYPKCSTCVKAKKALEQHGVEVDYKHIVEETPSATTIQELHQKSGEPLKKFFNTSGQSYRSQGIKDKLPTLSEDEQYKLLASDGMLLKRPIVTDGKDVTIGFKEEMYQGKWY comes from the coding sequence ATGACAAAAACAGTCACGATGTACGGCTATCCGAAATGTAGTACGTGCGTCAAAGCAAAAAAAGCACTCGAACAGCACGGTGTCGAAGTGGATTACAAACATATTGTCGAGGAGACACCATCTGCAACGACGATTCAGGAACTTCATCAAAAGAGTGGAGAGCCACTGAAGAAATTCTTCAACACGAGCGGTCAATCGTATCGTTCGCAAGGAATCAAGGACAAACTTCCCACGTTATCGGAAGACGAGCAATACAAGTTGCTCGCAAGTGACGGCATGTTGTTGAAGCGTCCGATTGTCACAGACGGGAAAGACGTCACGATTGGCTTTAAAGAAGAAATGTATCAAGGAAAATGGTATTAA
- a CDS encoding DinB family protein, whose translation MRQELVELQFAIAYYQSLERLSPEEWDLPLALNKWTVLECVSHLYLWDRFYYDHAISKLPDEPLTLVETDFDQFNRLAVEYAHHIDPLALLKKAISVRRDIVDHLNRLSDEQFAATYENFRPQEFVESFVAHDAHHQDQIDRALARLKQK comes from the coding sequence ATGCGCCAAGAATTGGTTGAACTGCAATTTGCGATTGCCTACTATCAATCCCTTGAACGTTTGTCGCCGGAAGAATGGGATCTGCCGCTTGCCCTTAACAAGTGGACTGTCCTTGAGTGCGTCAGCCACCTCTATTTATGGGACCGGTTTTATTACGATCATGCCATCTCGAAGTTACCGGATGAACCGCTGACACTGGTCGAGACGGATTTTGATCAGTTCAATCGACTGGCGGTCGAATATGCGCATCATATCGATCCGCTTGCTTTGTTAAAAAAAGCGATCAGCGTCCGGCGTGATATCGTCGATCACCTCAATCGTCTGTCTGATGAGCAATTTGCGGCGACCTATGAGAATTTCCGACCGCAAGAATTCGTCGAATCGTTCGTTGCCCATGACGCCCATCATCAAGATCAGATTGACAGGGCGCTCGCACGCTTGAAGCAGAAGTGA
- a CDS encoding acyl-CoA dehydrogenase family protein — protein MSQTTNELIKGGSFVLDELAPERLFTPEDFSEEHKMVGDMTAKFVEDRVVPVLDRIEKHEFELSVGLLREAGELGLLGADVPEAYGGYQMDKISSSIITEKFARGRSFALSYGAHVGIGSLPIVFFGNEEQKHKYLPKLASGEWIASYALTEPGSGSDALGAKTTAVLNEAGTHYILNGEKQWITNAGFASLFVVYAKIDGDKFTAFLVEGSYPGVSTGVEEQKMGIKGSSTRTLILQDAEVPVDNVLGEIGRGHVIAFNILNVGRYKLAVGAVGSSKRAIDLAVQYSNERKQFKTPISSFPLIQEKLATMAAQTYAMESSVYRTGGLFQDSLDQLSEEESKDGKKIADAIAEYAIECSMNKVFASETFDYVIDEAVQIHGGYGFMAEYEVENMYRDSRINRIFEGTNEINRLLVPGTLLKKAMKGELPLLAEAQRLQQEVMSFMPTEIGTAPLDRERHLLAMMKKIFLLTAGTAVQKYQDKLQGEQEILANTADIMSAIYALESAIVRTDKAIADKGIEKSELKVRYTEVFAQQAFEAVERDAKETLYAAASGDELRMLLSALKKFSRYQPINVIGTKRDIAKRLIESNKYTV, from the coding sequence ATGAGCCAAACGACAAACGAATTAATCAAAGGTGGCAGTTTCGTATTAGATGAGTTAGCACCAGAACGTCTCTTCACACCAGAGGATTTCTCGGAAGAACACAAAATGGTCGGTGACATGACAGCGAAGTTCGTCGAAGATCGTGTCGTTCCTGTCCTTGACCGAATCGAAAAACACGAGTTCGAATTATCAGTCGGTCTCCTCCGTGAAGCAGGCGAATTAGGTCTACTCGGTGCAGACGTTCCGGAAGCATACGGCGGCTATCAGATGGATAAGATTTCGTCTTCAATCATTACGGAAAAGTTCGCACGTGGTCGTTCATTCGCCCTCAGCTACGGCGCACACGTCGGAATCGGTTCGTTGCCAATCGTCTTCTTCGGTAACGAAGAGCAAAAGCATAAATACTTGCCGAAACTCGCTTCAGGGGAGTGGATCGCTTCTTATGCATTGACGGAGCCAGGCTCTGGTTCGGATGCCCTCGGTGCCAAAACGACAGCTGTCTTGAATGAAGCAGGGACACACTATATCCTGAACGGTGAAAAACAATGGATCACGAACGCTGGTTTTGCAAGCTTGTTCGTCGTCTACGCAAAAATCGACGGTGACAAGTTCACAGCCTTCCTCGTCGAAGGATCGTATCCAGGCGTCTCGACAGGCGTCGAGGAACAGAAGATGGGGATCAAAGGGTCATCGACACGGACATTGATCTTACAAGATGCAGAAGTACCAGTCGATAACGTCCTCGGTGAGATCGGACGCGGCCACGTCATCGCCTTCAATATCTTGAACGTCGGTCGTTACAAACTCGCTGTCGGTGCTGTCGGTTCTTCAAAACGAGCAATTGATCTCGCAGTCCAGTACTCGAATGAACGTAAGCAGTTCAAAACACCAATCAGCTCGTTCCCATTGATTCAAGAAAAACTCGCGACGATGGCAGCACAGACGTATGCGATGGAAAGCTCAGTCTACCGGACGGGTGGTTTGTTCCAAGATAGCCTTGATCAGCTGTCGGAAGAAGAGAGCAAAGACGGTAAGAAAATCGCCGATGCCATCGCGGAGTATGCGATTGAATGCTCGATGAACAAAGTCTTTGCTTCGGAAACATTTGATTATGTCATCGATGAAGCGGTTCAGATTCACGGTGGTTACGGCTTCATGGCAGAATATGAAGTCGAGAACATGTACCGCGATTCACGGATCAACCGGATCTTCGAAGGAACGAACGAGATCAACCGTCTTCTCGTTCCAGGAACGTTGCTGAAGAAAGCGATGAAAGGCGAGTTGCCGTTGCTTGCGGAAGCACAGCGTCTGCAACAAGAAGTGATGAGCTTCATGCCGACAGAAATCGGAACAGCACCACTTGATCGCGAACGCCACTTACTCGCGATGATGAAGAAGATCTTCTTGTTGACTGCCGGAACAGCGGTCCAGAAATACCAGGACAAACTCCAAGGCGAGCAAGAGATTTTAGCGAATACAGCTGACATCATGAGTGCGATCTATGCGCTGGAGTCAGCAATCGTCCGGACGGACAAAGCGATTGCCGACAAAGGAATCGAGAAGAGCGAACTGAAAGTCCGTTACACGGAAGTCTTCGCACAACAAGCGTTCGAAGCTGTCGAGCGTGATGCGAAAGAGACACTCTACGCGGCAGCAAGCGGCGACGAACTCCGGATGTTGCTCTCGGCACTCAAAAAATTCAGCCGTTACCAGCCGATCAACGTCATCGGTACGAAACGCGACATCGCAAAACGCCTCATCGAGTCAAACAAATATACGGTCTAA
- a CDS encoding acetyl-CoA C-acetyltransferase has product MKEAVIVAGARTPVGKAKKGAFKSMRSDELAGIAIQETLKRSGYTGAVDDVILGCALPEAEQGMNIARYASVLGGLSHEVPAITINRYCSSGLQSIADAAMKIMTGQATAVVAGGLESMSQVPMPGHVVRPNPSIVDTAPEYYMSMGHTAEQVAATYNVSREDQDAFALKSHQKAAAAIAAGKFADEIIPVTVTEQFVNDELKIEEKTFVVEHDEGVRPDSSPEGLAKLRPAFSLGGSVTAGNSSQTSDGAAAVLVMEREEAERQGLPILGKFKSFAVGGVRPEVMGIGPVVAIPKALDLAGITLEDVGLIELNEAFASQSLGVIRELGLNEDIVNVNGGAIALGHPLGCTGTKLTLTLLHEMKRRNVQYGVVSMCIGGGMGAAGVFELVEGGTGQ; this is encoded by the coding sequence ATGAAGGAAGCAGTAATCGTCGCCGGTGCACGAACACCGGTCGGAAAAGCAAAAAAGGGCGCATTCAAGTCAATGCGCTCAGATGAATTAGCAGGCATCGCCATCCAGGAAACGTTGAAACGGTCCGGCTACACGGGAGCGGTCGATGACGTCATCCTCGGATGTGCCTTACCTGAAGCAGAGCAGGGGATGAACATCGCTCGCTATGCTTCAGTCCTCGGTGGATTATCCCATGAGGTACCGGCGATCACGATCAACCGGTATTGCTCAAGTGGATTACAATCGATCGCTGACGCGGCAATGAAGATCATGACGGGGCAAGCAACCGCTGTCGTCGCCGGTGGACTCGAATCGATGAGTCAAGTCCCGATGCCAGGTCACGTCGTCCGACCTAATCCGTCGATCGTCGACACGGCACCAGAGTACTACATGAGCATGGGGCATACAGCGGAGCAAGTCGCTGCGACCTACAATGTCTCACGGGAAGATCAAGATGCGTTTGCGTTGAAGAGTCACCAAAAAGCAGCGGCCGCAATCGCAGCCGGTAAGTTCGCAGACGAGATCATCCCGGTAACGGTGACGGAACAATTCGTCAATGATGAACTGAAAATCGAAGAGAAGACATTCGTCGTCGAACACGATGAAGGCGTTCGCCCGGATTCGTCACCGGAAGGTCTTGCAAAACTTCGCCCAGCGTTCAGCCTCGGCGGCAGCGTCACAGCAGGGAACTCTTCGCAGACGTCAGACGGTGCCGCAGCTGTCCTCGTCATGGAACGAGAAGAAGCAGAACGCCAAGGGTTACCGATTCTCGGTAAGTTCAAATCGTTCGCGGTCGGTGGTGTCCGTCCGGAAGTGATGGGGATCGGACCAGTCGTCGCGATTCCGAAGGCACTGGACCTCGCAGGCATCACGCTTGAGGACGTCGGATTGATCGAGTTGAACGAAGCGTTCGCTTCGCAGTCACTCGGTGTCATCCGCGAGCTTGGATTAAACGAAGACATCGTCAACGTCAACGGTGGAGCGATCGCCCTCGGTCACCCCCTCGGTTGTACAGGAACAAAACTCACATTGACACTCTTGCATGAAATGAAACGCCGGAATGTCCAGTATGGTGTCGTCTCGATGTGTATCGGTGGCGGAATGGGCGCAGCAGGTGTATTCGAACTAGTTGAAGGAGGAACAGGACAATGA
- a CDS encoding 3-hydroxyacyl-CoA dehydrogenase/enoyl-CoA hydratase family protein, producing MASQIGQPTTIQLTKHIQFAVIIGSGVMGAGIAAHLANAGIRTLMLDIVPKELTAQEEKQGLTLSDPRVRSRIARDNREKLLKQNPAPLASKKLIDFIEVGNLEDDLERLKEADWIVEVVVERLDVKQQLFKTIEPFIREDAIVSSNTSGISIEAMREGRSESFNRRFLGTHFFNPPRYLKLLELIPTSDTDPRVVDFMKQFAEERLGKGVVIAKDTPNFIGNRIGTYGLLVTMDEMKKGGYSIGEVDSVTGPLLGRPGSATFRTLDVVGIDTFVHVANNVYDLLPEGEEKETFAVPAEMRHLVEQGALGAKTGQGFYKKVGKQILELDLETFEYVEKKALTEPSIGQAKALPGAKNKLKAVVFAQDRVGALLWPIHAKTLLYSAQLTGEIADDIKAIDEAMKWGFGWKMGPFETWDALGVEKTVAKMKQDGYAVPAWVDEMLAAGKTSFYDASGRHYDVATKDYVGATVNPKEIRLRDVRKSNGVLLENNGARLLDIGDDIAVLEFTSKSNAIGVDIMQMIEQSVDLVEKNHRGLVIANDGKNFCVGANLAMMLMEAEDENWFELDWIINKFQQSIQKIRYASRPIVAAPQGMTLGGGTEISLPAARLQAGLETYMGLVEVGVGLIPGGGGNVNTYRRLLENTPDGLVNIEKAAQKTFENVAMAKVSKSAFEARELGYVRSVDQISMNRDHLTYDAKQLVLELDRTGYTAPAKAKIPVVGRAGKATLELATREMFYGGYISEHDLKIASKLAHVIAGGNVAFGSHVDEQYMLDIEREAFLSLIGEMKTQQRMQHMLVKGKPLRN from the coding sequence ATGGCGAGTCAAATCGGTCAGCCGACCACAATCCAGTTGACGAAACACATCCAATTCGCCGTCATCATCGGTTCAGGGGTGATGGGTGCGGGCATCGCAGCACATCTTGCGAATGCTGGCATACGGACATTGATGCTTGATATCGTACCAAAAGAACTTACAGCACAAGAAGAGAAGCAGGGCTTGACGCTGAGTGATCCGCGCGTCCGCTCCCGCATCGCACGCGATAATCGCGAAAAACTCTTGAAACAAAATCCAGCACCACTCGCATCGAAAAAATTGATCGACTTCATCGAGGTCGGAAACTTAGAAGACGATTTAGAGCGTCTAAAAGAAGCAGACTGGATCGTTGAAGTCGTCGTCGAACGACTCGATGTCAAACAGCAATTGTTTAAAACGATCGAACCGTTCATTCGGGAAGACGCGATCGTCAGCTCGAATACATCGGGCATCTCGATCGAAGCGATGCGTGAAGGACGCTCGGAATCGTTCAACCGTCGTTTCCTTGGGACACACTTCTTTAACCCACCACGTTATCTGAAGTTGCTTGAGTTGATTCCGACGTCAGACACGGATCCACGTGTCGTCGACTTCATGAAACAATTCGCTGAGGAACGACTCGGAAAAGGCGTCGTCATCGCGAAGGACACACCGAACTTCATCGGCAACCGGATCGGGACATACGGTCTCCTCGTGACAATGGATGAGATGAAAAAAGGTGGCTATTCGATCGGGGAGGTCGATTCGGTCACAGGCCCACTCCTTGGTCGCCCAGGGTCAGCGACGTTCCGGACACTCGACGTCGTCGGCATCGACACGTTCGTTCATGTTGCAAACAACGTCTATGACTTGTTGCCAGAAGGCGAAGAGAAGGAGACGTTCGCGGTTCCGGCTGAAATGCGTCACCTTGTCGAACAAGGAGCACTTGGTGCGAAGACAGGTCAAGGCTTCTATAAGAAAGTCGGAAAACAGATCCTTGAACTTGATCTCGAGACATTTGAGTACGTCGAAAAGAAAGCGCTTACTGAACCGTCGATCGGACAAGCCAAAGCACTTCCGGGCGCAAAAAACAAACTGAAAGCCGTCGTCTTCGCACAAGATCGTGTCGGTGCCTTACTCTGGCCGATCCATGCGAAAACATTGCTCTACTCGGCTCAGCTGACGGGAGAAATCGCAGACGACATCAAAGCGATCGACGAAGCAATGAAATGGGGCTTCGGTTGGAAGATGGGACCGTTCGAGACATGGGACGCACTCGGTGTCGAGAAGACGGTCGCAAAGATGAAACAAGACGGTTACGCAGTACCGGCATGGGTCGATGAGATGCTCGCAGCAGGAAAAACGAGCTTCTATGATGCGTCCGGTCGTCATTATGACGTTGCAACGAAAGACTACGTCGGAGCAACGGTCAATCCGAAGGAGATCCGACTCCGCGACGTCCGGAAGTCAAACGGTGTTTTACTTGAGAACAACGGAGCACGCTTGCTTGATATCGGCGACGACATCGCAGTCCTCGAGTTCACATCGAAGAGCAATGCAATCGGTGTCGACATCATGCAGATGATTGAACAGTCGGTCGATCTCGTCGAGAAAAATCACCGCGGTCTCGTCATCGCAAACGATGGCAAGAACTTCTGTGTCGGTGCGAACCTAGCGATGATGCTGATGGAAGCGGAAGATGAGAACTGGTTCGAGCTCGACTGGATCATCAACAAGTTCCAACAATCGATTCAAAAGATTCGCTACGCATCGCGTCCGATCGTCGCTGCCCCACAAGGAATGACGCTTGGTGGCGGTACAGAGATCTCGCTTCCGGCAGCTCGTCTGCAAGCTGGTCTTGAAACGTACATGGGTCTCGTCGAAGTCGGTGTCGGTCTGATTCCGGGAGGTGGCGGAAACGTCAACACGTACCGTCGACTGCTAGAAAACACACCGGACGGACTCGTCAACATCGAGAAAGCAGCGCAAAAAACGTTCGAGAACGTCGCGATGGCAAAAGTCTCAAAATCAGCCTTTGAAGCGCGGGAACTCGGATATGTCCGCTCCGTTGATCAGATCTCGATGAACCGCGATCACTTGACGTATGATGCGAAACAACTCGTCCTCGAACTCGACCGGACTGGCTATACGGCACCCGCGAAAGCGAAGATTCCAGTCGTCGGTCGTGCGGGGAAAGCGACGCTTGAACTCGCAACACGCGAAATGTTCTACGGCGGGTATATCTCGGAGCATGACTTAAAAATCGCCAGTAAACTCGCACACGTCATCGCCGGTGGAAACGTCGCCTTCGGTAGCCACGTCGATGAACAATATATGCTCGACATCGAACGGGAAGCCTTCTTGAGCCTGATCGGTGAGATGAAGACACAACAACGGATGCAGCACATGCTCGTCAAAGGCAAGCCGCTTCGTAACTGA
- a CDS encoding class I SAM-dependent methyltransferase — translation MSQTEHVWNQKAADWADRADDMWTNGSRKTVLPFLRKTITGGRLLDLGCGDGAACRLLTPDFQTVGLDVSDEMIRIAREKSPEQTFIVGTGEALPFADHAFDVVLAVNSLEWSTHPVKVLEEIERVAPLVVISLLGPTAAPRQLAYRRLYGEEVAMGNTMMPWELLQLAKERGWTLLDEAVIQKEGAVITGHRLLDQAHAFSCLFAFQTTAVRER, via the coding sequence ATGAGTCAAACCGAGCATGTATGGAATCAAAAAGCCGCTGACTGGGCGGATCGTGCTGACGATATGTGGACGAACGGCAGTCGGAAAACCGTTTTGCCGTTCTTACGAAAAACGATCACCGGTGGTCGTTTGCTTGATCTCGGTTGCGGTGATGGGGCAGCCTGTCGCTTACTGACACCCGACTTTCAGACAGTCGGACTCGATGTCTCAGATGAAATGATCCGGATTGCCCGTGAGAAGTCACCCGAGCAGACGTTCATCGTTGGAACGGGTGAAGCATTGCCATTCGCCGATCATGCGTTTGATGTCGTCCTCGCCGTCAACTCGCTCGAATGGTCGACACATCCCGTAAAGGTTTTAGAAGAAATAGAACGCGTCGCCCCGCTTGTCGTCATCAGTCTACTTGGTCCGACAGCCGCACCACGGCAACTTGCTTATCGTCGTCTCTACGGTGAGGAAGTCGCGATGGGAAATACGATGATGCCGTGGGAACTGTTGCAGCTGGCGAAAGAACGGGGCTGGACGTTACTCGATGAAGCGGTCATCCAAAAGGAAGGAGCCGTCATAACGGGGCATCGGTTACTGGATCAAGCCCATGCTTTCTCGTGTTTATTTGCTTTTCAGACGACAGCTGTGAGGGAAAGATAG
- a CDS encoding proline dehydrogenase family protein encodes MEKVLRDGFIFLSQNKTLNGLAKRYGLKFGASRFVAGDSLEASKRAIQELNAKGLCVTMDHLGEFISTVAEAEMMTQECIRAVEMIAEEKLDSQLSLKLTSLGLDISDDLIRSNMERILTRAKELGVFVTIDMEDEPRCEKTIQLFEELRQSFDNIGTVIQSYLYRSEDDIKRVGRFETNLRIVKGAYKEPATVAFPEKEDVDHNYIKLVKLQLSLGNYAAVATHDDAMIEQVIRYAKENGIEKDQFEFQMLFGIRVERQLELVKQGYKVRVYVPYGRDWYGYFMRRLAERPANVAFVLKGMVKG; translated from the coding sequence ATGGAAAAAGTACTACGGGATGGTTTTATCTTCTTATCGCAAAACAAGACATTGAACGGTCTCGCCAAGCGATACGGGCTTAAATTCGGAGCAAGTCGCTTCGTGGCAGGGGATTCATTGGAAGCATCAAAACGGGCGATCCAGGAATTGAACGCAAAAGGGTTATGCGTCACGATGGACCATTTAGGGGAGTTCATCTCGACGGTAGCGGAAGCAGAGATGATGACACAAGAATGTATTCGTGCGGTTGAGATGATTGCGGAAGAAAAATTAGACTCGCAACTCTCGTTGAAACTGACATCACTCGGACTCGATATCTCGGACGACTTGATTCGCTCGAACATGGAACGGATCTTAACACGGGCGAAAGAACTCGGTGTCTTCGTCACGATCGATATGGAAGATGAGCCACGTTGTGAAAAGACGATTCAATTGTTTGAAGAATTGCGCCAATCTTTCGATAACATCGGAACAGTCATCCAGTCATACCTCTACCGGTCGGAAGATGACATCAAACGTGTCGGACGCTTCGAGACGAATCTCCGGATCGTCAAAGGGGCATACAAAGAGCCGGCAACGGTGGCATTTCCAGAGAAGGAAGATGTCGATCATAACTACATCAAGCTCGTGAAGTTACAATTATCACTCGGAAACTATGCTGCCGTCGCAACACATGACGATGCGATGATCGAGCAAGTTATCCGTTACGCTAAAGAAAACGGGATTGAAAAAGACCAGTTCGAATTCCAGATGTTGTTCGGCATCCGGGTTGAGCGTCAACTCGAACTCGTCAAACAAGGCTATAAAGTCCGTGTCTATGTCCCTTATGGACGTGACTGGTATGGTTACTTTATGCGCCGTTTAGCAGAACGACCGGCAAACGTTGCCTTCGTTCTCAAAGGAATGGTCAAAGGATAA